A region from the Methanooceanicella nereidis genome encodes:
- a CDS encoding DUF7286 family protein, with translation MSLKEDDSARVPFAIIGIIMIIMSAAISAYLMKMESQEISRAQLDEKDAMLNDAISFAVADIDLALNYAGMYAESEIGLRPVANRSASSPLYGSPDKVNMDRIKYLTHKRLSDHLKSNYGKNSFVYGDYAIEAYLTGGYSSLNIEPVNMSMERIVDSPVIKCDEEYAAYYIISAPVRINIKEQGSDLCHIEDHTARALITSRYPLMKQLCEEYEKRLAGDAFFIDMTGASFAYTLARGYSQYVTTEPMNIVDNSHLELIVNGASLLEQGFVFNSVDPLSLASLTVETAESVSKTPQDRYGHVNQYNFSKNSMDSVQNYGEDTEYSREYGFNADRIIDSAFVNALKGPGIRNTIDSAYTCEMHIEIKRDTKGNTSSPYVKELLDRSLYPDTELPVLAMEKWSVSDSGKNEIVTLEYVADDYRLAQYGGDVCSPFISGSYSGRKDVNMEASVDSYKEAIGFGSKIDNILSDKGLYPDGSSAFKRSFSVKRDMWVECAAKDELYELSGQLKKDVSVTIRSDGYASPQEMLAEASTKMEKEFNARYGQYLLKEKYTEGDLFKTCGAKSLFNIRRSFLEDIKAGLNDSSASSASSLESSIDSEMGKYTGSMNSSSLSRNAGVSKNFLTNNLYIPFGLAMNLSSDNSMDGNYSWSEKVTIAVNQKPDYLCTVPYVDPATGYASYPLKVRNICIFTIPCDPDSVAGTGNAILDGIDSVLEASGDVSNDTVSVNSREVASRVSIDAVLMMKEEIGAALLTDMEMCGAVSERDIDNAVEDSIKGLTSSEIIKGLKNGIIQQDIARSLSDRACEEIRKRAGAEKEYCDYIREKTRIVVLDACDRAVSYALSENGSAIENNFKDFIAAGERSIEKESVKAALRSIPMGMPLLPPYGYWATLNVWYIEVDGEIPVFTVYDADCEPVPDPLFGHEAVSYTRQRDLGIDDGYGILGYNEPIRFHTETSTFILVPPGKAGAGDRIGGWDEKSPGYISAG, from the coding sequence ATGTCGCTTAAGGAAGATGATTCTGCCAGGGTACCGTTCGCTATCATAGGCATTATTATGATAATCATGTCCGCCGCCATTTCTGCATACCTTATGAAGATGGAGTCGCAGGAGATATCAAGGGCTCAACTGGACGAAAAGGACGCGATGCTTAACGATGCCATATCTTTCGCCGTGGCAGATATAGACCTCGCGTTAAATTATGCGGGCATGTATGCCGAATCCGAGATCGGGTTAAGGCCGGTGGCTAACAGGTCGGCTTCAAGCCCGTTATACGGGTCTCCTGATAAGGTGAACATGGACAGGATCAAATACCTGACACATAAGAGGCTTTCAGATCACCTTAAGTCTAATTACGGTAAAAACTCATTCGTATATGGCGACTATGCGATCGAGGCGTATCTGACCGGAGGATATTCTTCCCTGAACATCGAGCCCGTGAACATGAGCATGGAGCGCATAGTCGACAGCCCTGTCATTAAGTGTGACGAGGAATATGCTGCATACTATATCATTTCTGCCCCCGTGAGAATAAACATCAAAGAACAGGGGTCTGACCTTTGCCATATCGAGGACCATACGGCCAGGGCGCTGATAACGTCTCGCTACCCCCTTATGAAGCAGCTTTGCGAGGAGTACGAAAAGCGTCTCGCAGGCGACGCGTTCTTCATAGACATGACAGGAGCGTCCTTCGCATACACTCTGGCAAGAGGATATAGCCAGTATGTGACCACCGAGCCGATGAACATCGTTGATAATTCTCATCTGGAGCTCATAGTGAACGGGGCGTCTCTTCTGGAGCAGGGATTCGTGTTTAACTCCGTCGACCCGTTAAGCCTGGCGTCGTTAACTGTAGAGACCGCTGAGAGCGTTTCGAAGACACCGCAGGACAGGTATGGTCATGTGAACCAGTATAACTTTTCAAAGAACTCGATGGACAGCGTACAAAATTACGGAGAAGACACCGAATATAGCCGGGAATATGGTTTTAACGCGGACAGGATCATCGATTCCGCGTTCGTGAACGCGCTAAAAGGCCCGGGCATCAGGAATACTATAGATTCCGCATACACTTGCGAGATGCACATAGAGATCAAAAGGGATACTAAGGGAAATACAAGCAGCCCATATGTAAAAGAATTACTTGACCGTTCACTATACCCGGACACGGAATTGCCTGTGCTTGCCATGGAAAAGTGGTCGGTGAGCGACAGCGGAAAAAATGAGATCGTGACACTTGAGTATGTAGCGGATGACTATCGGCTTGCACAATACGGGGGTGATGTATGCTCCCCATTTATATCAGGCAGTTATTCGGGCCGTAAGGACGTGAACATGGAGGCCTCAGTGGATAGCTATAAGGAGGCTATCGGCTTTGGCTCGAAGATCGATAACATCCTATCGGATAAAGGGCTATACCCGGATGGTTCGAGCGCCTTTAAACGCAGCTTCTCGGTAAAGCGGGACATGTGGGTGGAATGCGCTGCAAAGGATGAACTCTATGAGCTGTCAGGGCAGCTTAAAAAGGACGTCTCGGTCACGATAAGGTCCGACGGCTATGCGTCGCCGCAGGAAATGCTCGCGGAAGCCTCGACGAAGATGGAAAAGGAGTTCAACGCACGCTACGGGCAATATCTTCTGAAAGAAAAGTATACGGAAGGAGATCTCTTCAAGACATGCGGTGCAAAATCACTCTTTAATATCAGAAGATCCTTCCTTGAAGACATTAAGGCAGGGCTTAACGACTCATCGGCGTCGTCCGCATCTTCCTTAGAAAGTTCGATAGACAGTGAAATGGGAAAGTACACTGGTTCCATGAACTCCTCTAGCCTTTCAAGAAATGCCGGCGTATCCAAAAATTTCCTCACGAACAACCTTTACATACCTTTTGGCCTGGCGATGAACCTGTCCAGCGATAATTCCATGGACGGGAACTATTCATGGAGCGAAAAGGTCACTATTGCAGTGAACCAGAAGCCGGATTATCTGTGCACGGTACCTTATGTCGATCCGGCTACCGGTTATGCTTCATATCCGCTAAAAGTAAGGAACATATGCATCTTCACAATACCGTGCGATCCTGACTCTGTGGCCGGTACCGGGAATGCGATACTCGACGGTATCGATTCCGTGCTTGAAGCTTCAGGGGACGTCTCAAACGATACGGTGTCGGTTAATTCCAGGGAGGTCGCAAGCCGCGTTTCTATTGATGCGGTATTGATGATGAAGGAGGAGATCGGTGCTGCCCTGCTCACCGATATGGAGATGTGCGGGGCGGTATCCGAAAGAGACATCGATAATGCCGTTGAGGATTCTATCAAAGGCTTAACTTCGTCAGAGATCATCAAAGGCCTGAAAAACGGCATCATACAGCAGGACATCGCCAGGTCGCTGTCAGACCGGGCCTGCGAAGAGATCCGTAAGAGGGCAGGCGCAGAAAAAGAATATTGTGATTATATACGAGAAAAAACGCGAATCGTCGTCCTGGATGCATGTGACAGGGCGGTCTCTTATGCATTATCGGAAAATGGCAGTGCCATAGAGAATAATTTTAAAGATTTCATCGCGGCCGGGGAGAGGTCAATAGAGAAAGAAAGCGTTAAGGCTGCTTTAAGATCGATACCTATGGGGATGCCTTTGCTCCCCCCGTACGGGTACTGGGCGACGCTTAACGTATGGTACATAGAGGTCGACGGCGAGATACCTGTTTTCACGGTCTATGATGCCGACTGCGAGCCTGTGCCGGACCCCCTGTTCGGCCATGAGGCCGTGTCATATACCCGGCAGAGAGACCTGGGTATCGACGATGGCTACGGGATACTCGGTTACAATGAGCCGATCAGGTTCCATACTGAAACATCGA